In Deinococcus irradiatisoli, the genomic stretch GGGCTCTCGCCCCTCACGCTCGGCGTGGCCAGCCCCGATACCCTTCACGCCTACTGCGCGGCGGTGCTGCGGGAACTGGCCGCGCGGGGCCTGCTGGAAGGCGAAACGGAGCTGGGCTGTTACGCCCGGCCCCGTTTCAGCGGTCACTGACTTACGCCTGCTGCGGTTCGAGCTCCACCTTGATCCAGCCGGGCTGGCGCTTGTCGAAGGCCTGATAGGCGCTGATCGCGTCCTGAATGCTCTCGTCCTCGGTCAGCACCTGGGTGGGGTCCACTACCCCGGCAGCCACCAGATTGATCAGGCGCGGGATATAGGCGCGGTGGTCGCAGTTGCCCATCCGCACCGTCAGGTTCTTGTTCATGGCCTTGCCAATGGGGTAGGTCGTGACGGTCGGCGAGTACACCCCGATGAGGCCGATCTGCCCAGCCTTCTTGACCACTTCCACCGCCCACTCCAGCACCTGCGAGGGCGCGTCGCCCGGCACCCACTGACCGTCTTTGGTGGGCTGGGCGTCGGGGGCGTTGTGCTCGACTTCTTCCTTGAACTGCTCGAGTTTCTCCGCGTCCGGTTTGGCCGGGCCGTGGTGGGCGTGCTGGGCGTCCACACCCACCACGTCAATCACGCAGTCGGCGCCCACCCCGCCGGTGAGGCGCTGAATGGTCTCGATCGGGTCTTCCTTCTCGAAGTTGACCGTCTCAGCGCCGTTGCGCCGGGCCATCTCCAGGCGGTCGGGCAGGCGGTCCACCGCGATGATGCGGGTGGCACCCAGCAACTTGGCGCTGATGATGGCGAACTGCCCCACCGGGCCGCAGCCGAACACCACCACCACGCTGCCTTCCTTCACCCCGGCGATGTCGGCGCCGAAGTAGGCGGTAGGGAAGATGTCGGAGAGCAAAATCGCCTGGTCGTCGCTGACGTTGTCGGGCAGCTTGATCAGGCTGCTGTTGGCGTAGGCGATGCGGGCCTTCTCGGCCTGCAGGCCGTCGAAAGCGCCAGCTTCCTTGGGGCCGCCGTAGAAGGCGGTGCCGGCCGAGGGGCCGTTGGGGTTGGCGTTGTCGCACTGCGCCGTGTTCCCGGCGCGGCAGGGCGGGCAGTACCCGCACGAGATGGTAGAAGGGATCACCACCCGGTCGCCCGGCGCGAAGTTGCGCACGTCGTCGCCGACCTGCTCGACGACGCCCACTCCCTCGTGGCCCAGGATGGTGCCCGGCACCATGCCGCCCATGGTGCCGCGAATGAAGTGCAGGTCGGTGCCGCAGATCGCGCTGGCGGTCAGGCGCACCACCGCGTCGGTGCTTTCCTTGAGCTGGGGCTCGGGAACGTCGTCGAGCCGGATGTCGCCAATGCCGTGCCATACCACTGCTTTCATCGCTGACCTCCTTGAAGTTTCACGTTCAGGGTGTAGCGCCTGAGAGGTGAAGGCAGGTGAAGGAAAGGCCGGGGCGAC encodes the following:
- a CDS encoding zinc-dependent alcohol dehydrogenase, encoding MKAVVWHGIGDIRLDDVPEPQLKESTDAVVRLTASAICGTDLHFIRGTMGGMVPGTILGHEGVGVVEQVGDDVRNFAPGDRVVIPSTISCGYCPPCRAGNTAQCDNANPNGPSAGTAFYGGPKEAGAFDGLQAEKARIAYANSSLIKLPDNVSDDQAILLSDIFPTAYFGADIAGVKEGSVVVVFGCGPVGQFAIISAKLLGATRIIAVDRLPDRLEMARRNGAETVNFEKEDPIETIQRLTGGVGADCVIDVVGVDAQHAHHGPAKPDAEKLEQFKEEVEHNAPDAQPTKDGQWVPGDAPSQVLEWAVEVVKKAGQIGLIGVYSPTVTTYPIGKAMNKNLTVRMGNCDHRAYIPRLINLVAAGVVDPTQVLTEDESIQDAISAYQAFDKRQPGWIKVELEPQQA